The following proteins are co-located in the Pseudomonas sp. DY-1 genome:
- a CDS encoding serine hydrolase domain-containing protein yields the protein MQTQGYFDLRFEAARDAFAELFADPQERGAALCVQVGGETVLDLWAGVADKDGQQAWHSDTILNLFSCTKTFASVTLLQLVGEGKLELDAPVARYWPEFAAAGKERISVRQLLCHRAGLPAIRALLPAEALYDWEAMTSALAAEEPWWTPGEAHGYAPITYGWLVGELIRRADGRGPGESIAARIAQPLGLDFHVGLADEEFHRVAHIARAKGNMGDAAAQRLLKSMMTEPTSVSTRSFTNPPSIMTSTNKPEWRRMQQPAANGHGNARSVAGFYAALLDGELLDSELLAELTREHAQGEDLTLLTSTRFGLGCMLDQPDVTNATYGMGRYAFGHPGAGGSTGFADPERELAFGFVTNTLGPYVLMDPRAQKLARVVKDCLG from the coding sequence GTGCAGACCCAGGGCTATTTCGACTTGCGCTTCGAAGCGGCGAGAGACGCGTTCGCCGAACTCTTCGCTGATCCGCAGGAGCGCGGCGCCGCCCTTTGCGTGCAGGTCGGTGGCGAGACGGTGCTCGATCTCTGGGCCGGCGTGGCCGACAAGGATGGCCAGCAGGCCTGGCACAGCGACACTATCCTCAACCTGTTTTCCTGCACCAAGACCTTCGCCTCCGTAACGCTGTTGCAGCTGGTGGGGGAGGGCAAACTGGAACTGGACGCCCCCGTGGCGCGCTACTGGCCTGAGTTCGCTGCAGCAGGAAAGGAGCGAATTAGCGTTCGCCAACTGCTTTGTCACCGCGCCGGCCTGCCCGCGATTCGCGCCTTGTTACCGGCCGAGGCCCTCTACGATTGGGAAGCGATGACGTCGGCCCTGGCTGCTGAAGAGCCTTGGTGGACACCCGGGGAGGCTCATGGCTATGCGCCTATCACCTACGGCTGGCTGGTTGGCGAGCTGATTCGCCGAGCCGATGGCCGGGGACCGGGCGAGTCCATCGCTGCCCGCATCGCCCAACCTCTGGGGCTGGATTTTCATGTGGGCCTGGCGGATGAGGAGTTCCATCGCGTCGCCCATATCGCACGTGCCAAGGGCAACATGGGGGATGCCGCGGCGCAGCGGCTGCTCAAGAGCATGATGACCGAGCCGACGTCGGTCAGTACCCGCTCGTTCACCAATCCGCCGTCGATCATGACCAGCACGAACAAGCCGGAATGGCGTCGCATGCAGCAGCCTGCGGCCAATGGCCACGGCAACGCGCGCAGCGTGGCGGGTTTCTATGCCGCCTTGCTGGACGGCGAGCTACTGGACTCGGAGCTGCTCGCCGAACTGACCCGTGAACACGCCCAGGGCGAGGACCTCACCCTGCTGACCTCCACCCGCTTCGGCCTCGGCTGCATGCTCGATCAACCGGACGTAACAAATGCCACCTATGGCATGGGCCGTTACGCCTTCGGCCATCCCGGCGCAGGCGGCTCCACCGGCTTTGCCGACCCGGAGCGCGAACTGGCCTTCGGCTTCGTCACCAACACCCTCGGCCCCTATGTGCTGATGGACCCGCGAGCGCAAAAACTGGCACGCGTGGTCAAAGACTGCCTGGGCTGA
- a CDS encoding OmpA family protein, with protein MLGQQKAEAPVAKPEKTVSASKGWWPFGGDEKAKQTKVAKVDTKATQAWLDQYEPRLREAVKGSKLELERRENVLVVTLPVDPSYNPDRPSMLLPITLGPITRVAKLVEGDPKTAVLVLGHADSSGKDEINRKLSQERAQSVAAIFRLSGLQRDRLSLKGLGSDMPRAANDSQQGRSLNRRVEMILTPQETLVALIAQYNKPAKPEPLDKAKKVVAADQTE; from the coding sequence ATGCTTGGCCAGCAGAAGGCCGAGGCGCCTGTTGCCAAACCCGAGAAGACCGTCTCCGCCAGCAAGGGCTGGTGGCCCTTTGGTGGTGACGAAAAGGCCAAGCAAACCAAGGTTGCCAAGGTGGATACCAAGGCGACCCAGGCTTGGCTCGATCAGTACGAGCCGCGCCTGCGCGAGGCGGTGAAGGGCAGCAAGCTGGAATTGGAGCGTCGTGAGAACGTGCTGGTGGTGACCCTGCCGGTCGACCCGTCCTACAACCCGGATCGCCCGAGCATGCTGCTGCCTATCACCCTTGGCCCCATTACCAGAGTGGCGAAGCTGGTGGAAGGCGATCCCAAGACCGCGGTGCTGGTCCTGGGCCATGCAGATAGCTCCGGCAAGGACGAAATCAACCGCAAGCTCAGCCAGGAGCGCGCCCAGTCCGTTGCGGCGATCTTCCGCCTGAGCGGCCTGCAGCGTGATCGCCTGTCCCTGAAGGGGCTGGGCTCGGATATGCCGCGCGCCGCCAACGACAGCCAGCAGGGCCGTTCCCTCAACCGCCGTGTCGAGATGATCCTGACGCCGCAGGAAACCCTGGTTGCGCTAATAGCCCAGTACAACAAGCCGGCCAAGCCGGAGCCGCTGGACAAGGCCAAGAAGGTGGTTGCGGCAGATCAAACCGAATAG
- the pdxH gene encoding pyridoxamine 5'-phosphate oxidase, translated as MTQTLADMRRDYARDGLSEEQAPAEPFSLFQSWFGDAVKTEQLPVEPNAMTLATVDTEGRPHCRVLLLKGLDERGFTFFSNYDSAKGDQLSANPFAAMTFFWPALERQVRIEGKVERVSPAESDAYYQVRPLGSRLGAWASPQSRVIRDRAELEALLANTEQRFLDSAPSCPPHWGGYRLLPERIEFWQGRPSRLHDRLNYRLVDSAWVRERLAP; from the coding sequence ATGACCCAGACCCTGGCCGATATGCGCCGTGACTATGCCCGTGACGGGCTCAGCGAGGAACAGGCTCCCGCAGAGCCCTTCAGCCTGTTCCAGAGCTGGTTCGGCGATGCGGTGAAGACCGAGCAACTACCGGTCGAGCCCAACGCCATGACCCTCGCTACGGTCGACACCGAAGGCCGTCCCCATTGCCGGGTCCTACTGCTCAAGGGACTGGATGAGCGCGGATTCACTTTCTTCAGCAACTACGACAGTGCGAAGGGCGATCAACTGTCGGCCAATCCATTCGCCGCCATGACCTTCTTCTGGCCCGCCCTGGAGCGCCAGGTACGAATCGAGGGCAAGGTGGAGCGGGTGAGCCCGGCCGAGTCCGACGCCTACTACCAGGTTCGTCCGCTGGGTAGCCGCCTGGGTGCCTGGGCATCGCCACAGAGCCGGGTGATCCGCGATCGCGCGGAGCTCGAAGCGCTGCTGGCGAATACCGAACAGCGATTCCTCGATAGCGCACCCAGCTGCCCTCCGCATTGGGGCGGCTATCGCTTGCTGCCCGAGCGGATCGAGTTCTGGCAGGGGCGCCCGAGCCGTCTGCATGACCGCCTCAATTACCGGCTCGTGGATAGCGCCTGGGTTCGCGAGCGCCTGGCACCCTGA
- a CDS encoding glycine zipper 2TM domain-containing protein, which yields MRKPYLLVASFTAVALALGGCQSSLTGDTYSRDEARQVQTVRMGTIESLRPVKIEGTKTPIGAGAGAVVGGIGGSTIGSGRGSAVAAVIGAVAGGLLGAAAEEGVTRTQGVEITVREDDGSMRAYVQEVQPNEVFRVGERVRITTVNGTSRVAH from the coding sequence ATGCGTAAACCCTATCTGCTGGTTGCCTCTTTCACGGCAGTGGCACTGGCGCTGGGTGGCTGTCAGTCGAGCCTGACCGGAGACACCTATTCCCGTGACGAAGCTCGACAAGTGCAGACCGTGCGCATGGGCACCATCGAATCCCTGCGACCGGTGAAGATCGAGGGCACCAAGACGCCGATCGGCGCCGGTGCCGGGGCTGTTGTCGGCGGCATTGGCGGCAGCACCATCGGTTCCGGTCGCGGCAGTGCAGTCGCAGCCGTGATTGGCGCAGTTGCAGGCGGTCTGCTGGGTGCGGCTGCCGAAGAGGGCGTTACCCGTACCCAGGGCGTCGAAATCACTGTACGTGAAGACGATGGTTCGATGCGCGCCTACGTCCAGGAAGTCCAACCCAATGAAGTCTTCCGCGTGGGCGAGCGTGTGCGCATCACGACGGTCAACGGCACCAGCCGCGTCGCACACTGA
- a CDS encoding monovalent cation/H+ antiporter subunit A: MILALIVALPFLGALLPPLAERLGRSVCAAVTALLPLTGLVLLLSQTDSVFAGHTLNFVQPWLPGFGLSFNLRLDGLGYLFALLILGIGLLVILYARYYLSKEEPMGRFFAFLLLFMGAMLGVVMSENLLLMLVFWELTSLSSFLLIGFWGYRSDARKGARMALAVTGGGGLALFAGILLVGHIAGSFELTQVLAAGEQIRAHSLYPVALVLVLLGAFTKSAQFPFHFWLPHAMAAPTPVSAYLHSATMVKAGVFLLARLYPALSGSDLWFYLVSLSGLATLLFGAGMALFQHDLKGLLAYSTISHLGLITLLFGLDSQLSNVAAVFHIINHATFKASLFMAAGIIDHETGSRDMRLINGLWRYMPHTAVLAMVASLAMAGVPLLNGFLSKEMFFGETLQQDLLGSFSWVVPAAATLAGVFSVAYSLRFVHDVFFNGEPAVLPKFPPHEPPRYMKVPVEILVSLCLLVGMLPGITVAPLLATAASASLGGTLPEYDLAIWHGFNLPLAMSLVALVGGVLVYVLRKPLFRWYADLPDTDAKEVFEQQVQRCVVAARWITGHLENGSLQRYLSLLLGAAMMMVALSLAPLPQIAGERPLTPLDGITALGLVVLALSGVLTAIFHRQRLIALMILGVAGLLVALAFARFSAPDLALTQLVVEVVTLVLLMLALYYLPSRTPGESSSLRGLRDFILACAVGVMVALLAYAVLTRPYEGIADFFLANSVSGGGGTNVVNVILVDFRGFDTLGEITVLTIAAVGIFAMLSGLRLENPTCDPQGRNWAGAKHPLILETLSRLMLPLALLISVFIFLRGHNLPGGGFIAGLVTAVALVLQYIASGIAWVEQRLPLNYQRIAGAGVLIAGLTGLGSWAFGRNFLTSAFGHFELPLVGEFELATAMLFDLGVYLAVVGSTLLVLVNLGRLSLSPPAIKEIH; this comes from the coding sequence ATGATTCTGGCGCTCATTGTCGCGCTGCCCTTTCTCGGGGCACTTCTTCCGCCGCTGGCCGAGCGCCTTGGCCGTTCCGTTTGCGCGGCCGTCACCGCATTGTTGCCGCTGACCGGCCTCGTTCTCCTGTTGTCCCAGACCGATAGCGTCTTTGCCGGGCACACCCTCAACTTCGTCCAGCCCTGGCTACCGGGCTTCGGCCTCAGCTTCAACCTTCGACTGGATGGCCTGGGCTACCTGTTCGCCCTATTGATTCTCGGCATCGGCCTGTTGGTGATCCTTTACGCCCGCTACTACCTGTCGAAGGAAGAGCCCATGGGGCGCTTCTTTGCTTTCCTGCTGCTGTTCATGGGCGCGATGCTGGGCGTCGTGATGTCCGAGAATCTGCTGCTGATGCTGGTGTTCTGGGAGCTGACCAGCCTGTCTTCGTTCCTGCTCATCGGCTTCTGGGGTTATCGCTCCGATGCGCGCAAGGGAGCACGGATGGCGCTGGCGGTTACCGGTGGCGGTGGCTTGGCGTTGTTCGCCGGGATATTGCTGGTAGGGCATATCGCCGGTAGCTTCGAGCTGACCCAGGTGCTTGCCGCAGGCGAGCAGATCCGCGCCCACAGCCTCTATCCGGTGGCGCTGGTGTTGGTGCTGCTGGGTGCATTCACCAAGTCCGCGCAGTTCCCGTTCCATTTCTGGCTGCCCCACGCCATGGCCGCGCCGACCCCGGTGTCCGCCTACCTGCACTCGGCCACCATGGTGAAGGCCGGGGTGTTCCTGCTGGCGCGGCTGTATCCGGCCTTGTCCGGTTCCGACCTCTGGTTCTACCTGGTCAGCCTGAGTGGCCTGGCGACGTTGCTGTTCGGTGCCGGCATGGCGTTGTTCCAACATGATCTCAAGGGACTGCTGGCTTACTCGACCATCAGCCATCTCGGCTTGATCACATTGCTGTTCGGCCTCGATTCGCAGCTTTCCAACGTTGCTGCAGTGTTCCACATCATCAACCACGCCACGTTCAAGGCTTCGCTTTTCATGGCCGCGGGAATCATCGACCACGAAACCGGCAGCCGCGACATGCGCTTGATCAACGGGCTGTGGCGGTACATGCCGCATACCGCGGTGCTGGCGATGGTGGCCTCTCTTGCCATGGCCGGCGTGCCCTTGCTGAACGGTTTCCTCAGCAAGGAGATGTTCTTCGGTGAGACGTTGCAGCAGGACCTGTTGGGTAGCTTCAGCTGGGTAGTGCCGGCGGCGGCGACCCTCGCCGGGGTCTTCTCGGTCGCCTATTCGCTGCGTTTCGTCCACGACGTCTTCTTCAATGGCGAGCCTGCTGTCCTGCCCAAGTTCCCGCCTCACGAGCCGCCGCGCTACATGAAGGTGCCGGTGGAGATCCTCGTATCCCTCTGCCTGCTGGTGGGCATGCTGCCGGGCATCACGGTCGCGCCTCTGCTCGCTACTGCAGCCTCGGCCAGCCTGGGGGGCACTTTGCCGGAATATGACCTGGCGATCTGGCATGGCTTCAACCTGCCGCTGGCCATGAGCCTGGTCGCGCTGGTGGGCGGCGTGCTGGTCTATGTACTGCGCAAGCCGCTGTTCCGCTGGTACGCCGACCTGCCCGATACCGATGCCAAAGAAGTGTTCGAGCAGCAAGTGCAGCGCTGTGTCGTGGCCGCCCGCTGGATCACCGGCCACCTGGAGAACGGCTCCCTGCAACGTTACCTGTCGCTGCTGCTGGGCGCTGCAATGATGATGGTGGCGCTGTCTCTCGCGCCCTTGCCGCAGATCGCTGGCGAACGTCCGCTGACACCATTGGACGGCATCACCGCCCTGGGTTTGGTGGTGCTGGCGTTGTCTGGTGTGTTGACGGCGATATTCCATCGCCAGCGGCTGATCGCGCTGATGATCCTCGGTGTGGCCGGCTTGCTGGTAGCACTGGCATTCGCCCGGTTCTCCGCACCTGACCTGGCGCTCACCCAACTGGTGGTGGAAGTGGTGACCCTGGTCCTGCTGATGCTGGCGCTCTACTACCTGCCGTCTCGTACGCCGGGGGAAAGCTCCAGCCTGCGTGGACTGCGCGATTTCATCCTGGCCTGTGCGGTAGGCGTGATGGTGGCGTTGCTGGCCTATGCCGTGCTGACCCGTCCATACGAAGGCATCGCCGATTTCTTCCTCGCCAATAGCGTATCCGGGGGCGGCGGCACCAACGTGGTCAACGTGATACTGGTGGACTTCCGTGGCTTCGACACCCTGGGCGAAATCACCGTCCTGACGATTGCCGCCGTGGGTATCTTCGCCATGCTCTCGGGACTGCGCCTGGAAAATCCGACCTGCGACCCCCAGGGGCGCAACTGGGCCGGTGCCAAGCACCCGCTGATTCTCGAAACCCTCTCGCGCCTGATGCTTCCCCTGGCCCTGCTGATTTCGGTGTTCATCTTCCTGCGCGGGCATAACCTGCCGGGTGGCGGATTCATAGCCGGCCTGGTCACCGCGGTGGCCCTGGTGCTGCAGTACATCGCCAGTGGAATTGCCTGGGTGGAACAACGCCTGCCGTTGAATTACCAGCGCATCGCGGGTGCCGGGGTGCTCATTGCTGGACTCACTGGCCTCGGTAGCTGGGCCTTTGGCCGCAACTTCCTCACCTCGGCTTTCGGCCATTTCGAGCTGCCGCTGGTGGGGGAATTCGAGCTGGCCACCGCCATGCTGTTCGACCTCGGCGTCTATCTGGCCGTGGTTGGCTCGACGCTGCTGGTACTGGTCAACCTCGGACGGCTGAGCCTGTCCCCGCCTGCGATCAAGGAGATTCATTGA
- a CDS encoding Na+/H+ antiporter subunit C gives MEALFAVTLGLLTASGIYLLLRGRTFPVVLGLTLLSYAVNLFLFAMGRLAGEAAVLGRDVQFADPVPQALVLTAIVIGFAMTAFVVVLALRGVGDLNSDHVDGHTDGESAP, from the coding sequence ATGGAGGCGCTGTTCGCCGTAACCCTCGGCCTGTTGACCGCCAGCGGCATCTACTTGTTGCTGCGCGGCCGGACTTTTCCGGTGGTACTGGGGCTGACCCTGCTGTCCTACGCAGTCAATCTGTTCCTCTTTGCCATGGGGCGTCTGGCCGGTGAAGCGGCGGTGCTCGGGCGCGACGTGCAGTTTGCCGACCCCGTGCCGCAGGCCCTGGTATTGACCGCCATCGTCATCGGCTTCGCCATGACCGCCTTCGTGGTGGTGCTGGCCCTGCGCGGCGTGGGTGATCTGAACAGCGATCATGTCGATGGCCACACCGACGGGGAGTCGGCGCCATGA
- a CDS encoding monovalent cation/H+ antiporter subunit D encodes MIHLTILPVLIPLFTGALLLVLPSNERLKRSLSVLATLALIPVALYLMQQAGDGQLRVYALGSWQPPFGIILMLDRLAGLMLLATAVLASAAVLYAVRGDDRIGLRFHALFQFQLLGINGAFLTGDLFNLFVFFEILLIASYALLLHGGGGERVKAGMHYVILNLAGSALFLIAVGALYGITGTLNMADMARQVAAAGPENAPVLAAAGLVLLLVFALKAALLPLYFWLPRAYAAASAPVAALFAIMTKVGIYSILRVYSLVFGPEAGELANLAQPWLWPLALATVILGALGALAATTLQGLLAYLVVVSAGTLLAAIALGTPEAQGAALFYLLHSTWVAGGLFLLADLVSRQRGEKAGHLVQGPALQNPNILGAAFFFGAIAVAGLPPLSGFFAKLLLLQAVPPGAGALPLWSVLLIGGFVSLIALSRAGSTLFWRTGHQVLGSAELDGGRLLATLLLLAGSLLLVAFAQPLLDYAQATAMQLHDLNLYRAILEGSGA; translated from the coding sequence ATGATCCACCTGACGATACTGCCCGTCCTGATTCCGCTGTTCACCGGCGCGCTGCTGCTGGTGCTGCCGTCCAACGAGCGCCTCAAACGCAGCCTTTCGGTGCTCGCTACCCTGGCGCTGATACCGGTGGCGCTGTACCTGATGCAGCAGGCTGGCGATGGCCAGTTGCGTGTCTATGCCCTGGGCAGCTGGCAGCCTCCCTTTGGCATTATCCTGATGCTGGACCGCCTTGCAGGGCTGATGCTGCTGGCGACCGCCGTACTGGCCAGCGCCGCCGTGCTCTATGCCGTGCGCGGCGATGATCGCATCGGTCTGCGCTTCCATGCGCTTTTCCAGTTCCAGTTGTTGGGAATCAACGGCGCCTTCCTCACGGGCGACCTGTTCAACCTCTTCGTGTTCTTCGAAATCCTGCTGATCGCGTCCTATGCGTTGCTGCTGCATGGCGGAGGTGGCGAGCGGGTCAAGGCGGGCATGCACTACGTGATCCTCAACCTCGCCGGTTCGGCGCTGTTCCTGATCGCAGTGGGCGCCCTCTACGGCATCACCGGTACCTTGAACATGGCCGACATGGCCCGCCAGGTGGCCGCAGCCGGACCGGAAAATGCCCCGGTGCTGGCCGCAGCCGGACTGGTGTTGCTGCTGGTGTTCGCCCTCAAGGCGGCACTGCTGCCGCTGTACTTCTGGCTGCCACGCGCCTATGCGGCGGCGAGTGCTCCGGTGGCCGCGCTCTTCGCGATCATGACCAAGGTGGGCATCTATTCCATCCTGCGGGTATACAGCCTGGTCTTCGGTCCCGAAGCCGGAGAGTTGGCCAACCTGGCGCAACCCTGGCTCTGGCCGCTGGCCCTGGCGACGGTAATCCTCGGCGCTCTGGGCGCACTGGCGGCCACTACGTTGCAGGGCCTGCTGGCCTACCTGGTGGTGGTATCCGCCGGCACCCTGCTGGCAGCCATCGCCCTGGGTACCCCCGAAGCCCAGGGCGCCGCACTTTTCTATCTGCTGCACAGCACCTGGGTGGCCGGAGGCCTGTTCCTCCTCGCGGACCTGGTCAGCCGGCAGCGTGGGGAGAAGGCGGGCCACCTGGTGCAAGGACCGGCACTGCAGAACCCGAACATCCTTGGCGCGGCGTTCTTCTTCGGTGCCATTGCGGTGGCTGGTCTCCCGCCTCTGTCGGGCTTCTTCGCCAAGCTCCTGCTGCTCCAGGCAGTGCCGCCGGGCGCTGGTGCATTGCCGCTGTGGAGCGTGCTGCTGATCGGTGGCTTTGTCAGCCTCATCGCCCTGAGCCGCGCGGGCAGCACATTGTTCTGGCGCACTGGCCACCAGGTGCTCGGCAGCGCGGAGCTGGACGGTGGCCGATTGCTCGCCACCCTTTTGCTGTTGGCCGGCAGTCTGCTGCTGGTGGCGTTTGCCCAGCCACTGCTCGATTACGCCCAGGCCACAGCCATGCAGCTGCATGACCTGAACCTTTACCGCGCCATTCTCGAGGGGAGCGGAGCATGA
- a CDS encoding Na+/H+ antiporter subunit E: MIRRIFPHPAESLLLLFVWLLLVDSFAFGHWLMGGFLGWAIPFFFQPLLIERPKRWHPLKLMRFLLMVVGDVLVANFQVARLTLGRVEALRPAFVEVPIELDNELAISVLVSVVSLTPGSLAADLSADRRTLLVHGLDVPDKAAMVAEIKSRYEAPLKEIFPCSA, from the coding sequence ATGATTCGAAGAATCTTTCCTCACCCCGCCGAAAGCCTGCTGCTGCTGTTCGTCTGGTTGCTGCTGGTGGATTCCTTCGCCTTCGGCCACTGGCTGATGGGGGGCTTCCTCGGCTGGGCGATTCCGTTCTTCTTCCAGCCGCTGTTGATCGAGCGTCCGAAACGCTGGCACCCGCTCAAGTTGATGCGCTTCCTGCTGATGGTGGTGGGGGACGTGCTGGTGGCCAACTTCCAGGTGGCGCGCCTGACCCTCGGCCGTGTCGAAGCGCTGCGTCCCGCCTTCGTCGAGGTCCCCATCGAGCTGGACAACGAACTGGCCATCAGCGTGTTGGTGAGCGTGGTGTCGCTGACACCAGGTTCGCTGGCCGCCGACCTCAGCGCCGATCGCCGGACACTCCTCGTGCACGGCCTGGACGTCCCGGACAAAGCGGCCATGGTGGCCGAGATCAAGTCGCGCTACGAGGCGCCGCTGAAGGAGATCTTTCCATGCTCGGCCTAG
- a CDS encoding K+/H+ antiporter subunit F produces the protein MLGLVIPLCLAMLGLALLLTLARLIKGPCLPDRVLALDTLYINAIAMLVLYGIWKGSNLFFEVALLIAVLGFVSTVAVAKYMLRGDIIE, from the coding sequence ATGCTCGGCCTAGTGATCCCCCTTTGCCTGGCCATGCTCGGCCTGGCGCTGCTGCTGACCCTGGCGCGGCTCATCAAGGGGCCTTGCCTGCCGGACCGCGTGCTGGCGCTGGACACCCTCTACATCAACGCCATCGCCATGCTCGTGCTCTACGGCATCTGGAAGGGCAGCAACCTGTTCTTCGAGGTCGCACTGCTGATCGCCGTGCTCGGCTTCGTCAGCACCGTGGCGGTGGCCAAGTACATGCTGCGCGGAGACATCATCGAATGA
- a CDS encoding Na+/H+ antiporter subunit G has product MTGEHLALWLEILVCALLILGSAFMLIGAIGLYRLPDFFMRLHGPTKATTLGVGGVVMASLVFFSADAGGISLHELLISLFLFISAPVSAYMLAKAAVLQQLPLDQKTRGKPWNQ; this is encoded by the coding sequence ATGACCGGCGAACACTTGGCCCTCTGGTTGGAAATCCTCGTGTGTGCGCTGCTGATCCTTGGCAGTGCCTTCATGCTGATCGGCGCCATCGGCCTCTATCGCCTACCGGACTTCTTCATGCGCCTGCATGGCCCGACCAAGGCCACCACCCTGGGCGTGGGTGGCGTGGTGATGGCTTCGCTGGTGTTCTTTTCGGCCGATGCCGGCGGGATCAGCCTGCACGAGTTGCTGATCAGCCTGTTCCTCTTCATCAGCGCCCCGGTCAGCGCCTATATGCTGGCCAAGGCAGCGGTGCTGCAGCAGTTGCCGCTGGACCAGAAAACCCGCGGCAAGCCCTGGAACCAGTGA
- a CDS encoding DMT family transporter: MAQQGRLVAVVCLVLAMALWGSSFIALKLAFQEVAPHWVIFARMALGSLIFLAAWRWRGNLDYRPGDWKYLLGLAACEPCLYFIFEALALQHTSASQAGMITALLPLLVAVGAYGLLHERITRGTLAGFVLAVVGAVWLSLASDSDSHAPQPLLGNFYEFLAMLCATGYTLLLKHLSSRYSAFFLTAMQAFIGSLFFLPLAWVTSPLPESVSPLGVGAMIYLGTVVTVGAYGLYNFGVSWLPASQATGFINLIPVFTLVFAWGLLGERLTFVQLLAASVVFAGVALSQWKSASPAPAGVLD, encoded by the coding sequence ATGGCGCAGCAAGGTCGACTGGTGGCGGTGGTCTGCCTGGTGCTGGCCATGGCGCTCTGGGGCAGCTCCTTCATCGCCCTCAAGCTGGCCTTCCAGGAGGTCGCTCCGCATTGGGTGATTTTCGCGCGTATGGCCTTGGGCAGCCTGATCTTCCTTGCCGCCTGGCGCTGGCGAGGCAACCTCGACTACCGGCCTGGCGACTGGAAATACCTGCTGGGCCTGGCCGCCTGCGAACCCTGCCTCTACTTCATTTTCGAAGCCCTGGCGCTGCAGCACACCAGCGCCTCCCAGGCCGGAATGATCACCGCGCTTCTACCGCTGCTGGTAGCGGTGGGTGCCTATGGCTTGCTACATGAACGGATCACTCGCGGCACCCTGGCTGGCTTCGTCCTCGCCGTGGTCGGCGCAGTCTGGCTCAGCCTGGCCAGCGACTCGGATAGCCATGCCCCGCAGCCGCTGCTGGGCAATTTCTACGAGTTCCTCGCCATGCTCTGTGCCACCGGCTATACGCTGCTGCTCAAGCACCTGTCATCGCGCTACTCGGCCTTTTTCCTGACCGCCATGCAGGCCTTCATCGGCAGCCTGTTCTTCCTGCCCCTGGCATGGGTCACTTCGCCCTTGCCGGAGTCCGTCAGCCCACTGGGCGTTGGCGCCATGATCTACCTCGGCACCGTAGTCACGGTGGGTGCCTATGGCCTCTACAACTTCGGCGTCTCGTGGTTGCCGGCGAGCCAAGCCACCGGCTTCATCAACCTGATACCGGTGTTCACCCTGGTATTTGCCTGGGGCTTGCTGGGTGAGCGGCTGACTTTCGTGCAACTGCTCGCTGCCAGCGTGGTGTTCGCGGGTGTTGCGCTGAGCCAGTGGAAGAGCGCATCTCCGGCTCCGGCCGGGGTGCTGGATTGA
- a CDS encoding N-acetyltransferase family protein produces MNNAFAIRLATADDIPALCDLILAHGPNPWNHLPPDEVRAHLRGIADASVGAILAEGEGSLAGFVSVYLSQDIQVHQQAGRQDQLQGYVCEAVVHRDLAGRGLGTRLLLAAMEKLAALGAVDIYIQRHEENLASAGMMRKAGFREVSTFDDPARRPNGSRRTTLCHWSSGGPAF; encoded by the coding sequence CTGAACAATGCCTTCGCCATTCGCCTGGCCACCGCTGATGACATCCCAGCCTTGTGCGACCTGATCCTCGCGCATGGTCCCAACCCGTGGAATCACCTGCCACCAGATGAGGTCCGCGCCCACTTGCGGGGCATCGCCGATGCATCCGTAGGAGCGATCCTGGCGGAAGGCGAGGGGAGTCTGGCGGGCTTCGTCAGCGTCTACCTGAGCCAGGACATCCAGGTCCATCAGCAAGCCGGAAGGCAGGATCAGCTCCAGGGCTATGTCTGTGAGGCCGTGGTGCATCGCGATCTGGCCGGGCGCGGGTTGGGCACGCGACTACTTTTGGCCGCCATGGAGAAACTGGCCGCGCTTGGGGCTGTGGACATCTATATCCAGCGGCATGAGGAGAACCTCGCCTCGGCGGGCATGATGCGCAAGGCCGGCTTCCGCGAGGTGTCGACCTTCGACGATCCTGCCCGTCGGCCCAACGGTTCTCGCCGGACCACCCTCTGCCACTGGAGCTCGGGCGGCCCAGCTTTTTAA